The genomic window CTCGGCGCCTCGGCCGAGCAGGAGCGCCGCCGCATCGCCCGTCAGGGCGCCGTCATGGGAGCCGCCGGCGCGGCAGCGGGAGCGGCCCTCGCGGTGCTCGCGGGTTTCGGCATGCTCGCCATCGGCCGGGGCGCGGACGGCGAGGGTCTGCTGGCGGAGGCGGGACCGATCGACGTGCTCTACCCCCTCGCGATCGTGCCGGCCATGGCGGTCGCCGCCACGACGGCGATCGCGGCGTGGCGCGGCTCGCGAGGGGTGCTCGCCGCGCAGCCGGTGCTCGCGCTCGGCGCCGCGGCGACGCACGAGTCCGGAGCGACCGGCGATGAGCGCGTGCGCATCACCGCGCCCTCCGTCATCCTGCTCAGCGCCGGCGCCCTCCTGCTGGCGGTGACCGGCGTGCTCGGGGCCCTCACCCCCCTCGCCGTCCTCGTCGGCCTCCTCGGCGGGGTGCTGCTCGTCATCGGCGTCATCATGAGCATCGGGGGGATCCTGCCGCACCTGTTCCGTCTGCTCACCCGCCTCCTGCCGCGCGGCGGATCCGGCGGTGCAGCGCGGCGCAGCCTCGCGCAGACCCCGGTGCGCGCCGCTCGGGCCTCACTCGGCGTCGTGCTGAGCACGGCCGTGGTCGCGATGTTCGCGACCGGCACGGCGATCTTCGAGGCGTCCATCATCGACAAGTACTACGGCACCGGCGATGAGGCGGAGGTCGCCGAGATCCTCACCGGCATCCTCGCCGTGGTCGGCGCGCTCGTCTCGGTGATCGCCCTCATCTCGGCCATCGGGCTGACGACGACGGTGGCCCTCACCACCCGGCTGAGGGCGCGCGAGATCGCGACGGGTCGCGTTCTCGGGCAGAGCCGTCGGGATGCCGTGCGCGCGATCCTCGTCGAGACCGCGGTCGTCTGCACGAGCGCGGCCGTCGCCGGCCTGCTGCTCGGGGCGGCGCTCGGCTGGGTCGGCGCCCAGA from Microcella daejeonensis includes these protein-coding regions:
- a CDS encoding FtsX-like permease family protein, with protein sequence MTGRAGLIAAMTVVVLSAFYGVLLLITTSLISAGILTTGFGDNAATVFVLSVLAVAFIVVAVVVGSTTISSAFTLVTASRVREIALRRLLGASAEQERRRIARQGAVMGAAGAAAGAALAVLAGFGMLAIGRGADGEGLLAEAGPIDVLYPLAIVPAMAVAATTAIAAWRGSRGVLAAQPVLALGAAATHESGATGDERVRITAPSVILLSAGALLLAVTGVLGALTPLAVLVGLLGGVLLVIGVIMSIGGILPHLFRLLTRLLPRGGSGGAARRSLAQTPVRAARASLGVVLSTAVVAMFATGTAIFEASIIDKYYGTGDEAEVAEILTGILAVVGALVSVIALISAIGLTTTVALTTRLRAREIATGRVLGQSRRDAVRAILVETAVVCTSAAVAGLLLGAALGWVGAQSVLASALDGGIVPLVIPPALVVGLLVATIALGLVASASPGRFVLADSPARAFARA